A DNA window from Plasmodium brasilianum strain Bolivian I chromosome 12, whole genome shotgun sequence contains the following coding sequences:
- a CDS encoding syntaxin → MPYVDKTEDFFKIVEKLSNDNFNLRKSRSIAQDTEVSELASKITDLLQGGNQKLQQLERCVKQKGIFNDKTSEIEELTYEVKQTITDTTNYLDTLVHYAYNLNVNSPQGRTHIDNIIASLKNRLFEFTKKFKDVLHIRSEHIKKQVNRRKMYSYTSNESTFNNENYKFTPLRDIDIESGQQQTLKMPERTSYLHSRADAMENIQKVIGDLAQMFQKVATMVTQQDEMIKRIDEDIDISLYNTREGQNYLLSYFNRITSTRTLIYQV, encoded by the exons ATGCCTTATGTTGATAAAACAGAggatttttttaaaatagttgAGAAATTAAGTAATGACAATTTCAACTTGAGAAAAAGCAGAAGTATTGCACAAGACACAGAGGTTAGTGAACTGGCGTCGAAAATTACGGACTTACTGCAAGGAGGAAATCAAAAATTACAGCAATTGGAaagat gtGTAAAACAGAAAGGAATATTTAACGACAAAACATCGGAAATTGAAGAACTGACATATGAGGTAAAGCAAACTATCACAGATACCACTAATTATTTAGACACATTAGTGCATTATGCTTACAATTTAAATGTTAATAGTCCACAAGGAAGGACTCATATAGACAATATAATTGCGTCTCTAAAAAATCGACTTTTTGAATTTacgaaaaaatttaaagatgTTCTGCATATTCGGAGTGAG CATATAAAAAAGCAAGTGAACAGAAGAAAAATGTATTCCTATACATCAAACGAGTCAAcatttaataatgaaaattacaaatttaCGCCCCTTCGTGATATTGATATAGAGAG TGGTCAGCAGCAGACGTTAAAAATGCCGGAAAGAACATCCTATTTGCATTCAAGAGCTGATGCAATggaaaatatacaaaaagtaATAGGAGATTTAGCACAAATGTTTCAAAAAGTGGCTACTATGGTAACCCAACAAGATGAAATGATTAAACGTATTGATGAAGATATTGacatttctttatataatactaGAGAGGGACAAAATTATCTcttatcttattttaatagAATTACGTCAACGAGGACGCTAATATACCAGGTATAG
- a CDS encoding 60S ribosomal protein L23, translated as MRITLSLPVGALINCCDNSGGKNLYIIAVQGFGSCLNRLPAASLGDMVLATVKKGKPDLRKKVLNAIICRQSKAWRRHEGYYIYFEDNAGVIVNPKGEMKGSAITGPVARECAELWPKLSSAASAIV; from the exons atgaggATTACCCTATCACTACCAGTTGGTGCCCTCATCAATTGCTGCGATAACAGTGGAGGAAAAAACTTATACATTATTGCTGTGCag GGATTCGGATCGTGTCTTAACCGACTACCTGCTGCTTCACTAGGAGATATGGTACTGGCTACTGTGAAGAAAGGAAAGCCtgatttaagaaaaaaagttttaaacgCAATAATTTGTCGTCAATCAAAAGCTTGGAGAAGGCATGAaggatattatatttatttcgaAGATAATGCAGGTGTTATTGTTAACCCGAAAGGTGAAATGAAAGGATCAGCAATAACTGGACCTGTGGCAAGAGAATGTGCAGAGTTATGGCCTAAATTATCCTCGGCTGCTTCAGCAAttgtgtaa
- a CDS encoding nucleotidyltransferase, with translation MDDSFYFLHNEEESEQVKEAKFELHNALKRNRARTNRTSKPMRESSNVIPLVEKKTQNLTGMKEMNAFICGAKTTQNQPAVFKVTKGGKAGHFYGNNDSATNNNGSNNKNSGGNNDSNVLMDHSEENQKYQNAISKNNELFKEKGADCAKAGRSREAGMGKHGKDQRKAYSPEEGGKNGTTIAGTITDGTAALDPTANNLSDNGHNSTGGSVKSDRAGTTGERNKRKWVNESEESTGKKKSKHEYENISKQRSCSIGDKTVISINSENRILSDISEFSSSPMTDYSSSTNYLSSNPKQEQYMSTDKKKTPFYSLSPGNKKENDRDVRGLNKVNAFGGVKGWKGKGQKSSAHNTADRNCGSNGNNGNSGNSGNSGNSGNSGKSSWSGKSSRSRDRAKERMNKLMGKDKKILSKFRMNYNRLTEGEQKYYKYMMKKLNIRYDSRKHVFYTDGMFTKNFAKIMEKERGNYDYLGYVEYACFYILEWLTPTKEEKLLKEKALMKLEVVVKSIFSKARMEVFGSFVTGLSIPGSDVDVCFMNIDGEEINILNIIAYTLIKLNMNTDIRIIKDAKVKILKYTDKETGVQVDICINQKSSRETTEFIQNKMKEYVYLRPIVLLLKFFLNTRSLNETYTGGIGSFLLCCMVLHFLQLHESTFDTTVYNNTYIAKLLIEFFNFYSIDYNINYKCSVLRGLGHVMPRYMRKEFQHDNRLCFENPVNPSHNIGQNAYKIRYIFNLFTLNFCTLIELIKRLKKSKNFTTHNRGQKHTRQQQKDEAIRATSTCVGENNTNANSTYVDGNKMNVNFIFPLFFANFINSDHIVFTKRVKANFPAADWNINHFDFVFSKGEKNKLFEMLCEDLSTFLDNSSSCRMVDLFSTMDGMFSFSFDVYNNIFKHA, from the coding sequence ATGGACGATTCGTTTTACTTTTTGCATAATGAAGAAGAATCAGAGCAAGTGAAGGAAGCTAAATTTGAGCTTCACAACGCTCTAAAGAGAAACAGAGCACGGACAAATAGAACAAGTAAACCTATGAGGGAGTCCTCAAATGTAATTCCCCTTGTCGAAAAGAAAACGCAGAATTTGACTGGAATGAAAGAAATGAATGCATTTATCTGTGGAGCGAAAACTACGCAGAATCAGCCAGCAGTCTTTAAGGTGACAAAGGGGGGGAAGGCAGGCCATTTTTACGGAAACAACGATAGTGCTACTAACAATAatggtagtaataataaaaacagtGGTGGTAATAATGACAGTAATGTGTTAATGGACCACTCGGAAGAGAACCAAAAATATCAAAACGCCATCtctaaaaataatgaattatttaaGGAGAAAGGAGCTGACTGTGCAAAAGCAGGGCGATCGAGGGAAGCTGGAATGGGTAAACATGGAAAGGACCAAAGAAAAGCATACAGCCCAGAGGAAGGAGGTAAAAACGGTACTACTATAGCCGGTACTATTACAGATGGTACTGCTGCTTTAGATCCCACGGCTAACAACCTTAGTGATAACGGACACAACAGCACAGGTGGTAGTGTTAAATCTGATAGAGCTGGTACCACAGGCGAAAGGAACAAAAGAAAATGGGTCAACGAGTCTGAAGAAAGCacagggaaaaaaaaatcaaaacatgaatatgaaaatattagtaAGCAAAGGAGTTGCTCTATAGGAGATAAGACTGTTATTTCGATAAATTCAGAGAATAGAATATTATCTGATATTAGTGAATTCTCTAGTTCGCCAATGACTGACTATTCTTCATCAACGAATTACTTATCGAGTAATCCAAAACAGGAGCAATACATGTCAACGGATAAGAAAAAGACTcccttttattctttatcacctggaaataaaaaagagaatgaCAGAGATGTAAGGGGTTTAAACAAAGTAAATGCGTTTGGAGGTGTGAAGGGGTGGAAAGGAAAAGGGCAAAAAAGTAGTGCACACAATACGGCCGACAGAAATTGTGGtagtaatggtaataatGGCAACAGTGGCAATAGTGGTAATAGTGGTAATAGTGGTAATAGTGGCAAAAGTAGCTGGAGTGGAAAAAGTAGCCGTAGTAGAGACAGAGCTAAGGAAAGAATGAACAAGCTAATgggaaaagataaaaaaattctaagTAAATTTAGAATGAACTACAATAGACTGACAGAGGGAGAACagaaatattacaaatacaTGATGAAAAAGCTAAACATAAGATATGATTCAAGGAAACATGTCTTTTACACAGATGGTATGTTTACtaaaaattttgcaaaaataatggaaaaagaaagaggTAATTATGATTATCTAGGTTATGTTGAGTATgcatgtttttatatattagaatGGCTAACCCCAacaaaggaagaaaaattattgaaaGAAAAAGCCTTAATGAAGTTAGAAGTAGTCGTGAAATCAATTTTTTCCAAAGCTCGAATGGAAGTATTTGGATCATTTGTTACTGGTTTATCTATTCCTGGAAGTGATGTTGATGTTTGCTTTATGAATATAGATGGAGAAGAgattaatattttgaatataattgcttatacattaataaaattaaatatgaacacagatataagaataattaaaGATGCTAAAGTTAAGATATTGAAATATACAGATAAAGAAACAGGTGTACAAGtagatatatgtattaacCAAAAATCTTCAAGAGAGACTACAgaatttatacaaaataaaatgaaagagTACGTTTATTTACGACCAATAGTTttgcttttaaaattttttctaaatacaAGAAGTTTAAATGAAACATATACAGGAGGTATTGGatcatttcttttatgttGTATGGTATTGCATTTTCTTCAATTACATGAATCTACATTTGATACAACTGTTTATAATAACACGTATATAGCAAAACTGCTTAtcgaattttttaatttctatagtattgattataatattaactatAAATGTTCTGTACTAAGAGGGTTAGGTCATGTTATGCCAAGATATATGAGAAAAGAATTCCAACATGACAATCGTCTTTGTTTTGAAAATCCAGTTAATCCATCTCATAATATAGGACAGAATGCCTATAAAATTAgatatatctttaatttatttactcTAAATTTCTGTACCCTAATAGAACTAATTAAAAGATTAAAGAAGAGCAAGAACTTTACTACTCATAACAGGGGTCAGAAGCACACACGCCAGCAGCAAAAGGACGAGGCAATAAGGGCAACTAGTACATGTGTCGGGGAAAATAACACGAATGCAAATAGTACATACGTGGACGGAAACAAAATGAACGTTAATTTTATCTTCCCCCTATTTTTTGCAAACTTTATTAATTCTGACCATATTGTTTTTACAAAAAGGGTTAAGGCAAACTTCCCAGCAGCTGACTGGAACATCAACCACTttgattttgttttttcgaaaggggaaaaaaataaattatttgagATGCTTTGTGAAGACTTATCTACATTTTTAGATAACAGCAGCTCTTGCCGTATGGTCGATTTGTTTTCAACCATGGACGGaatgttttccttttccttcgACGTGTACAACAATATATTCAAGCACGCATAG
- a CDS encoding trafficking protein particle complex subunit 2: protein MNRNTGINSSGICQVLVLTIIGKGDIPIYEVDLSINGKKDISEHLAQFIIHQSLDSLDEVVWKSTNMFLKTIDSFNNYSVSAYCTPGHIKFLLLYKNKNEISNSAYANNIHIPSDESIRAFFETVHENYIKVLLNPLYEPNGIITSSLFDQNVHLAAKRFLHQ, encoded by the coding sequence ATGAATAGAAATACAGGCATAAATTCCAGTGGCATATGTCAAGTTTTGGTTTTAACGATAATAGGAAAAGGTGATATCCCTATATACGAAGTAGATTTGTccataaatggaaaaaaagatatatctgAACATTTAGCTCAATTCATAATTCATCAGTCGTTAGATTCATTAGATGAAGTAGTTTGGAAAAGCacaaatatgtttttaaaaactatTGACTCGTTTAATAATTACAGTGTATCAGCTTACTGTACACCTGGTCATATAAAATTcttgttattatataaaaataaaaatgaaataagtaATTCGGCATATGCCAACAACATACATATACCTTCTGATGAAAGTATTAGAGCCTTTTTCGAAACAGTTCatgaaaattacataaaagtTCTACTAAACCCGTTGTACGAGCCTAACGGAATTATAACCAGTTCCCTGTTCGATCAGAACGTTCACCTTGCGGCAAAGAGGTTCTTACACCAGTGA
- a CDS encoding SAM-dependent RNA methyltransferase, which yields MQTKYIVEHLDELEEWCALEYIHICEIIKDENAIFTKFDKQFSDISSVHKPTCYEKPIRELRHLFDWNKVCLLDMKAKDILKCEDKDKINFLLFGGILGNVPSDDRTSELRKLNFPLSRNLGNMQMTTNTAVLVCYIILNDKVELEDIPFVDNPEVVLRNNKESIMLPFRFVSMYYYTKCESDKTVPVLPRNFKDYLIRLGDQQYDDVDMSVF from the coding sequence ATGCAGACTAAGTACATTGTGGAACACCTGGACGAGTTGGAGGAATGGTGCGCGCTtgagtacatacatatatgtgaaaTAATTAAGGATGAAAATgcaatatttacaaaattcgACAAACAGTTTAGTGATATATCAAGCGTACACAAACCGACGTGTTATGAAAAGCCTATACGTGAGTTAAGGCATCTATTTGATTGGAATAAAGTGTGTTTACTCGATATGAAAGcaaaagatatattaaaatgtgaagataaagataaaataaactttttattatttggaGGTATTCTAGGAAATGTTCCATCAGATGATAGAACATCCGAATTAAGGAAATTAAATTTCCCTTTATCGAGAAACTTAGGTAATATGCAGATGACTACAAATACAGCGGTACTTGtgtgttatattattttaaatgataaagtCGAGTTAGAAGATATCCCATTTGTTGATAATCCAGAAGTTGTTCTACGGAATAATAAAGAGTCAATAATGCTTCCTTTTCGTTTTGTTTCGATGTATTACTACACAAAATGTGAAAGCGATAAGACTGTTCCTGTGCTACcaagaaatttt